CATAAAATTGAAGGTAACAGGATATACATAGACTGGATAGATGCTGAGGATGGAACGCCAGTTTCCGACATAAAGATATTTCCTGAGCGCTATGACTGCCCAAAGGAGAATTATCAGTCGACTTCCAGACTGAAATCTTGATAGTCCATCCATATTCCAGTTTTTGCAACAGAATCATATTGAGCCTTTAAAAGCTCGTAATGGGATTCTTCAACCTTTGCAAGTTCTCTTAAGGTTTTTCTAACGTCCTCATCTCTAATCTCTTCTGCAAGCTTCTCGTAGAACTCCCAAGTTGCTTTTTCTTGCTCCATTCCAATCTCCACGGCCTTTATTTCACTCAGCTCTCCTTCAACCTTGGGGGTAAGTTTCTTGACGATCTCCTCATCTATCCTGGGGCGTTCGCAGGATTTGAGGAGCTCATTTATGAGCTTCTCTTCAAAAATCCTCCAGTGTTCTGCTTCCTCACTTGCCAGGAAAAGGAACATCTTCCTGGCTTTCTCTTCCTTAGCGATCCTGGCCATCTCTAGGTAAAACTTAAGCTCCGTCTTTTCCACTTCAAGTGCTAAAGCTAAGGCATCGACAACCTTCATTTTTAACACCCCATAAAGTTATGTTTATGTCATTCATAAGCTGATCGTTAGACTTTGCTTGTATCTCTCCAGGTACCTGGTTATATACTCGTACCACAAGAGTAGCATTCCATTTTCAGAGGCATAGCTTGAAAGCTTGCTAACTCGGCTTTGTCTAGACTCTCAAATTTAAATAGCTCGTCTTTTTATCTCATCAACAGGAGAAGGCAATGACAAAGGAGCAGGGGTTACTAATTTTAATTTTTATTGATCCTTCTCCTTGAGCAAGCCATAGTTTTATTTAAGAATTTGACAGAATATTCTCCCCGCTAGGAGGATTTTCCTCTGGAAGAGTGGTAATAAGTCCTATATTTCAATATAACTTGCTCCACTCTCCCACAACCCTTTAAAGGTCTTATCAACATTCTTCATCTTTAGACTCCTTAAGCTTTCCAATGTACCAGAGCTCGTAGAACTTTTGAATGTGGCATGCATCGATTAACTCGAGGGTCTTATCAGCTAAGTATATAGTTATCAGCTAAGTATATAGTTTTTAGACTTATCGAGATTAAAGATTTATGATTTAGTCTAATAATAATCTATCTACTTAACAGCTCTCCAATGACATACCGTTAGGGGCAAGGCTACCCGGGGTTATAAGTGATTTAACATCTCCAAAACAAACATAACATCTGAAAAATGTCAAAAACGGTATAGAGATAGTCAAATCTTGGCTCAAACTTGCTAAGCCCAAGGAAGGAGGTGATTAAATGAGAGGAGGATACAGAGCTTGGTTTATTGTAAATCGCTTCTTTGGTTTTATAATTCTCTCTATTGCAACTCTTGTTTACTTTCTAAAACTTGAAGAGGTCAATAGTGAGACAGTAGGTATTCTGGTCTTTCTAATTCTCTTGGGATTTGCATGGACAGACTATTCTAAATTTATAATACGTACGAGCTTCGGTGTCGCAACTTTTCTTGCATTCTTCGGGTACGTTTTCGAGAGCTTATTCTATGCAATCCCCTTCTTCATGATCTTCTTAGTTTACGCCTATCTCCTTTCAATTGATAAGGAAAGAAAAGCATTTTACCTTTCAATGGTTTCAATACCTATAGCCATTGTTTATAGTTACCTTATTCCCGATGCCTCCCCCGTTACCTGGGCCTTCATTGGGCTAATGTTAGCCTATAATCACCACGTGATAATAGAGGATATGGCTATTGGAGACATATACATAATCCCCATATACTTTATGGTATTAGGTCCCTTTGCCCTGATTCCATATTCAGTTTTGTACGCGGTGGGAGAGGTACTCTACTACTCAGAGGCGGTAGGGGGCTTTCCAGTTGCACCAAGCTTATTTGTGACTGGGATACCCTTGTACATGATCATGCTAGAACATGGAATATCGCCATTTACCTTCCACTCGATCAATACCCATCCAAGTCTAGCGGCTGTACTATTTTTAATCGCCTTCATCTATATAAGCTACTTAGAGGCAAAGCAACTACTATCAGGAATAGTGGCGGGGATAACCGGTTTACTTCTATTCTTTGGATACGCAATGGGTCTTCGCTGGGTTTCGAAGGAATATCATCTATCTGAAGCAAAGCTTGCGCTTTTAGCGCTTCTTGGGTTAAGCATGGCCCTTGGCGTTGCTTGGATTATTTGGAAAAATATAAAGATCCACTATCATGGATTCAGTACCGTGGATGTAAGAGACATAAATATTCTCCTCTGGCTCTGCTTAGCGATTTCCATTGGATTGACAATTTACATAGTTAAGAGTGCGATCTCGGAGACCTTGAGTATTGTAACCCTTGCTTTTTCCGTTGTCTTTGCAATTCTTCGAATAAAGGTGTCTGATGAATATATACTCCAAGATCCCAGATTTAGAGCAATTGAAGGAGCATTGGCTGGTTTTTGGCTTGGGGTGCTTCTCTCCATGCTTCATTAAACTTAACTTTCCTTCATAATGTTAGGTATTCTATCGGGGGTAACATTCCAACTTTCAGAATTTTTGACTCTCTGCTTCCTTCCCTTATCTCACGTACTTAACGGCTCATATAGTCAGACAGTTATAAGAGAGTAGAAAAACCGTCCATAGTAGTTATTTCTACTTCTGCGGTTGAGTCTAGAAGTCGTGCCTTGGTTATAATAGCATAAACTATACAACAATCTCAAGCCTTTTTGTATCCCTAGGAAGGCGTCTAACAAAGTGAGTTCAAATAAAGTTCAGAAGAGACATTCTACAACCAGATTTTGATTGCAAACATGATCCTTATCGCTAGAAGATAAGGAAAGAACTTATTTTGGGTCTTAATCTTCAAAAATAAAGATAAGGATCAGACATGGGCGTCCTTCATCATCAGCTCAGCCTTCCGACTACTCATCATCCACAATAATCTCTAT
This Pyrococcus horikoshii OT3 DNA region includes the following protein-coding sequences:
- a CDS encoding ferritin-like domain-containing protein translates to MKVVDALALALEVEKTELKFYLEMARIAKEEKARKMFLFLASEEAEHWRIFEEKLINELLKSCERPRIDEEIVKKLTPKVEGELSEIKAVEIGMEQEKATWEFYEKLAEEIRDEDVRKTLRELAKVEESHYELLKAQYDSVAKTGIWMDYQDFSLEVD